The DNA region CAGCATGGGCAGGGTCACAAAGACACTGAAAGCTTCCCGGAAGCGGATACCCGTACGGACCACACAGAGGGCAAAGACATAGGCGATGGCAATAGAAATAAGCGTTCCCGCACCGGCGGCGGCTATGGAATTCCCCAGGGCCTGCTTAAACTTCTCCGAGCCGATAATCTCCGCAACATCCGCCCCAGCCAGATTGGCCAACATTGCCAGGAGAGGGCAGACGATGGTAACCAGCAGAACCAAGGCCAGGAGCAGCTTCACCGGGCCGATATTTTTCACCGCTTGACCTGCACATACTTGACCAGGGAATTGATCTTCAGTTCCAGGTTGTCAATGACAAATTCCCGGACAAAGTTATCCGCAGGACTAGCGATAATGTTTTCCGGAGTGTCCAACTGGTGGATAACTCCATTGTCCATCACCATAATCCGGTCCGAAAGGGCAAAGGCCTCCTCCTGATCGTGGGTGATGTAAACCATGGTGGAATGGAACTGTTCCTGGATACGCTTGATTTCCTTCCGCAGCAGGAGCCGGGTGGCGGCATCCAGGGCGGACATGGGTTCGTCAAAAAGGATGATCTCCGGGTTCATCGCCAGGGTACGGGCTATGGCTACCCGCTGCTGCTGGCCCCCGGATAGCTTGTAGGGCTTCTTGCGTATATGCTCAGTCAGCCCCACCTGTTCGATAATATTTTCCGCTATGGCCCGGGCCTGTCCCCTACGGTCCCGGTTACAGCGGAGGGCGTATTCCACATTGCCCAGAACCGTCATGTTCTGGAACAAGGCGTAGTTCTGGAACACAATCCCCATGTTGCGGCCCGCCGGGGGAACACGGGTAATATCTACCCCATCCTTGATGATACTGCCGGCAGTGGGGGCCAGGAGGCCGATAAGGATGCGCAGAATAGTGGTCTTCCCGCAGCCGGAGGGCCCCAGGATAGATAAAAATTCCCCTTCCTTTACGGTAAAACTAATGCGGTGCAACACCTCTTGTTTATTAAAAATATGAACAAGATCCCGAACCGCTAATTTATCCCCCATACCCGGCCCCGCCTAGTACTTCCACTTCGTCAGCAGCCGTTCTTTTTCCACCAGATCGTTTATCCCCCGCATGTCCATGTAGGGGATATCCTTGGGGTAATTGGGTATAGTGTTCACCTGGTTCTTAAAAATGGGTTCCGGGCAGTAGAGGTCCTTATCCTCCGTAACCAAGGTGGTCATGGCAAACTGGAACACCTCCCGCACTATGGGTTTGCTTTCCCGGCCCTTGATAATGCCCATACCCGTGGTCACACTGGGCGCCCCCTCCTGGAAGAAGATCAGCGTGAAGTTCGCCCCCCGGTTATTAATTGCCTCAGTGGCGGTGATGGTCATACCCAGGCCGATAAGGGCCTCCCCCTGGATCAGCGCGTTCACCGGGCCAGACCCGGAGGTGGTAAACTGGAGGACGTTATCTGCAAACCGGTCAAAGTAGGCAAAGGCCGCATCCTCCCCCCAACTGTTGATAAGTCCCTTGAGAAACATATAGCCGGTACCGGATGTTTTCGGGTTCGGCATGGA from Treponema primitia ZAS-2 includes:
- a CDS encoding ABC transporter ATP-binding protein, giving the protein MGDKLAVRDLVHIFNKQEVLHRISFTVKEGEFLSILGPSGCGKTTILRILIGLLAPTAGSIIKDGVDITRVPPAGRNMGIVFQNYALFQNMTVLGNVEYALRCNRDRRGQARAIAENIIEQVGLTEHIRKKPYKLSGGQQQRVAIARTLAMNPEIILFDEPMSALDAATRLLLRKEIKRIQEQFHSTMVYITHDQEEAFALSDRIMVMDNGVIHQLDTPENIIASPADNFVREFVIDNLELKINSLVKYVQVKR
- a CDS encoding extracellular solute-binding protein; this encodes MVKKTGVLFRIMMATALVLVFAGCAPKQDNRVIIYTSTEDFRTEHMQQLLKEKFPNYDITLQVLSTGNHAAKIKAEGTDTEADIILNLETAYLEGLTDVLADLSSFDLSAFLPDLIPAHHKYLPWDKSSGAVVINPARLASQGLPVPGSFQELLDPKYKGLLSMPNPKTSGTGYMFLKGLINSWGEDAAFAYFDRFADNVLQFTTSGSGPVNALIQGEALIGLGMTITATEAINNRGANFTLIFFQEGAPSVTTGMGIIKGRESKPIVREVFQFAMTTLVTEDKDLYCPEPIFKNQVNTIPNYPKDIPYMDMRGINDLVEKERLLTKWKY